From Euwallacea similis isolate ESF13 chromosome 14, ESF131.1, whole genome shotgun sequence, one genomic window encodes:
- the ssh gene encoding protein phosphatase Slingshot isoform X3 yields MCQLKSVLVTSGDCQPSTIPNFFWVSSEFAVNVGSLSECYFAGKGTALVLPDADATAQYQKSVVDGSCVATADNGSNGSIQGDVYNGVQESSAIQLHLQSMFYLLRPEETLKMAVKLESEHSGRTRYLVVVSRMGSRGEESCLLGIDCNEETTVGLVLRVLADTKITLDGDGGFSVSICDSHHIFKPVSVQAMWSALQTLHKVSAKAREGNYYPGGGTHTWVEHYESRIASDRSCLNEWHAMDCLESRRPPSPNSVRARPTQREETEKIIRTTLKEIMMSVDLDEVTSKFIRSRLEEELDMDLGEFKSFIDQEMLVILGQMDAPTEIFDHVYLGSEWNASNYDELRRNGVGHILNVTREIDNFFPGTFDYLNVRVYDDEKTDLLKHWDDTFKYITKARNEGSKVLVHCKMGISRSASVVIAYAMKAYNWDFNKALLHVRDKRSCIKPNTNFVGQLETYQGILDAMKNKEKLQRSKSETNLKSPTNITKAEKTPVGNEQKQSTVEPLSRSYDLHAMLSGQDLRLMGARPKSWSPDNLTTRELKEGVKSSPGFMSLEDLSQKSASKESVQENKASLARHVLMPCDNGESYSVSPNRIVHLPGHDTPSRPEDKKLDDRETSELSSCSSNNSGKTAVTWDPGEREAEVGLVSDSTTSVVCDQSSNIVAPVWTSSAVIVTQCAVSSASFSQVPESRSKNAAQSDPFSKQLDRVFDKEEKKQQRRATIQITTESVAEEKQPRECPSRQSSWSSYDSAVVMGYSDKNELSRHSSWGSGDTRILPSRNSSWGSYDMRPRKNVYYNNENGEKIQHSASDLQQNFGSPFQYDKEDIPWHPGTVKRTKQRLEGTTMRRLSNDSATSSCTSLNKTPSSETLLFNFAQAVNETLLDRRKTTADFDVTRNSAISDKIDIPKVERDVPRACRLSASAPEPCSLELVAQECSLSRSTSNVPALSRENSKEAGEKLPRNFSENDSQKFVKKMDECVENTSSLGKVQNLMKEFEAKSNTTCLEQNAEQSDNLKVTKNRSLPSSPVSVHQAKEQTQKPDVKTIRSVFENKKEETGQVKLRHKFPKPTNRSNARHSCFEVSGDKNSRVGGAQLISLSKTEEVETEYKRPPKVPAVKQIAATVIATAAKKQQQFGKTHPLARINIKPRHNNPVYNTM; encoded by the exons GCTGTAAAATTAGAAAGTGAACATTCAGGCAGAACCAGGTATCTGGTGGTGGTTTCCAGGATGGGGAGCAGAGGTGAAGAGTCTTGTCTCTTGGGCATCGATTGCAACGAAGAAACCACGGTGGGATTGGTGCTCCGGGTTCTGGCCGACACCAAAATCACTTTGGACGGCGACGG AGGCTTCAGCGTCAGTATCTGTGATAGTCACCATATTTTTAAGCCAGTATCGGTTCAAGCTATGTG GTCAGCCCTTCAGACTTTACACAAAGTGAGCGCGAAAGCGCGAGAAGGCAATTACTATCCAGGAGGAGGCACCCACACATGGGTCGAACACTACGAGTCAAGGATAGCCTCTGACAGGTCTTGTCTGAACGAATGGCATGCCATGGATTGTTTGGAGTCTAGACGACCACCTTCGCCCAATTCGGTACGGGCTAGACCCACACAAAGGGAGGAAACTGAAAAG ATAATAAGAACTACCTTGAAAGAAATAATGATGTCCGTTGACCTGGACGAAGTGACTTCCAAGTTCATCCGCTCAAGACTAGAGGAAGAATTGGACATGGACCTTGGGGAGTTCAAGAGTTTCATCGATCAAGAAATGCTGGTCATTCTAGGTCAGATGGATGCCCCCACAGAAATATTTGATCACGTGTATTTAGGCTCCGAATGGAACGCGAGTAATTACGATGAACTTAGAAGAAATGG GGTTGGTCACATATTGAACGTTACCAGAGAAATCGATAACTTCTTCCCTGGTACCTTCGATTACTTGAACGTGCGTGTGTATGACGATGAGAAAACTGACTTGCTCAAGCACTGGGACGACACATTCAAGTACATCACAAAAGCAAGGAACGAAGGCTCAAAA GTTTTAGTTCACTGTAAAATGGGCATAAGTCGATCAGCCAGCGTGGTCATTGCTTATGCCATGAAGGCGTACAACTGGGATTTCAACAAAGCTCTACTGCACGTCAGGGATAAGCGTAGCTGCATCAAGCCAAACACAAACTTTGTAGGTCAGCTCGAAACATATCAAG GTATACTAGATGCAATGAAGAACAAGGAAAAATTGCAGAGATCAAAGTCTGAAACTAATCTAAAATCGCCGACTAACATTACGAAAGCCGAGAAGACGCCTGTTGGTAATGAACAGAAGCAGTCAACAGTGGAGCCCTTGTCTCGGTCCTATGATCTCCATGCGATGCTCTCTGGACAGGACTTGCGCCTGATGGGGGCCCGACCCAAGTCTTGGTCTCCCGACAATTTAACGACAAGAGAGCTAAAGGAAGGGGTTAAGTCCTCTCcag GTTTCATGAGCCTGGAAGATTTGAGTCAGAAAAGCGCCTCCAAAGAAAGCGTACAAGAAAATAAAGCGTCACTGGCCCGTCACGTGTTAATGCCCTGTGATAACGGGGAATCGTACAGCGTTTCCCCGAACCGAATCGTGCATTTGCCGGGCCACGACACTCCCTCCCGTCCCGAGGACAAGAAACTGGACGACCGCGAAACGTCTGAACTCAGTTCCTGTAGTAGTAATAATAGTGGAAAAACAGCCGTGACGTGGGACCCGGGGGAACGAGAAGCCGAAGTGGGATTAGTCAGTGACAGTACAACTAGCGTCGTCTGTGATCAAAGTAGTAATATAGTGGCTCCCGTGTGGACCTCCTCCGCCGTGATAGTAACTCAATGTGCTGTGTCTTCTGCTAGTTTTAGTCAAGTTCCTGAATCTCGCTCCAAAAATGCTGCTCAAAGTGATCCGTTTTCGAAGCAACTCGACCGGGTGTTCGACAAGGAGGAAAAGAAGCAACAGAGGCGGGCAACCATTCAAATCACTACCGAAAGTGTCGCGGAAGAGAAACAGCCAAGAGAGTGTCCGTCGAGGCAAAGTTCGTGGAGTTCCTATGATAGTGCGGTTGTGATGGGGTATTCGGATAAGAACGAACTATCCAGGCATAGCTCGTGGGGATCCGGGGATACCAGGATACTGCCAAGCAGGAACAGTTCGTGGGGGTCCTACGATATGAGGCCAAGGAAGAATGTTTACTACAATAATGAGAACG GCGAAAAAATTCAGCACAGTGCATCAGACCTGCAACAGAACTTTGGCAGTCCTTTCCAGTACGACAAAGAAGACATTCCCTGGCACCCCGGAACGGTTAAACGCACTAAGCAACGCCTCGAGGGTACTACAATGAGGCGGCTGAGCAACGACAGCGCTACCAGCAGCTGCACGTCGCTTAACAAAACTCCCAGCTCCGAAACTCTGCTGTTCAACTTTGCACAGGCGGTAAATGAAACTCTGTTGGACAGGCGCAAAACCACCGCGGATTTCGATGTAACTAGAAACAGTGCCATATCGGACAAGATCGATATTCCTAAGGTAGAAAGGGATGTGCCTAGAGCGTGTAGGTTGTCGGCCAGCGCCCCAGAACCGTGCTCCTTGGAACTTGTCGCGCAAGAATGTTCGTTGTCGCGGTCCACTTCTAATGTCCCCGCATTATCACGGGAAAATTCTAAAGAAGCAGGAGAAAAATTGCCAAGGAACTTTTCGGAAAACGACAGTCAGAAATTTGTTAAGAAAATGGATGAATGCGTGGAAAACACAAGCTCGCTGGGGAAAGTACAAAACTTGATGAAGGAATTTGAGGCCAAGTCTAATACCACTTGCCTGGAACAAAATGCGGAACAGTCTGACAACTTGAAAGTAACGAAGAACCGCAGTCTTCCCTCGTCGCCTGTGTCCGTTCATCAAGCTAAAGAACAAACTCAAAAGCCGGACGTCAAAACAATTCGTAGCGTATTCGAGAACAAGAAAGAGGAAACAGGTCAAGTAAAACTGAGGCACAAGTTCCCGAAACCTACTAATAGGAGCAATGCCAGGCACTCGTGCTTCGAAGTATCGGGGGATAAAAATTCTCGAGTCGGGGGAGCGCAGTTGATCAGTTTAAGTAAAACAGAGGAAGTGGAAACTGAGTACAAGAGGCCTCCCAAGGTGCCCGCGGTCAAGCAAATAGCGGCCACGGTTATTGCAACTGCGGCCAAGAAGCAGCAGCAATTCGGAAAGACTCATCCGCTGGCGAGGATTAATATTAAGCCCAGACACAACAATCCTGTTTACAACACAATGTAA
- the ssh gene encoding protein phosphatase Slingshot isoform X6, protein MVVREGRKHFERTASMIWFDDRSALQTLHKVSAKAREGNYYPGGGTHTWVEHYESRIASDRSCLNEWHAMDCLESRRPPSPNSVRARPTQREETEKIIRTTLKEIMMSVDLDEVTSKFIRSRLEEELDMDLGEFKSFIDQEMLVILGQMDAPTEIFDHVYLGSEWNASNYDELRRNGVGHILNVTREIDNFFPGTFDYLNVRVYDDEKTDLLKHWDDTFKYITKARNEGSKVLVHCKMGISRSASVVIAYAMKAYNWDFNKALLHVRDKRSCIKPNTNFVGQLETYQGILDAMKNKEKLQRSKSETNLKSPTNITKAEKTPVGNEQKQSTVEPLSRSYDLHAMLSGQDLRLMGARPKSWSPDNLTTRELKEGVKSSPGFMSLEDLSQKSASKESVQENKASLARHVLMPCDNGESYSVSPNRIVHLPGHDTPSRPEDKKLDDRETSELSSCSSNNSGKTAVTWDPGEREAEVGLVSDSTTSVVCDQSSNIVAPVWTSSAVIVTQCAVSSASFSQVPESRSKNAAQSDPFSKQLDRVFDKEEKKQQRRATIQITTESVAEEKQPRECPSRQSSWSSYDSAVVMGYSDKNELSRHSSWGSGDTRILPSRNSSWGSYDMRPRKNVYYNNENGEKIQHSASDLQQNFGSPFQYDKEDIPWHPGTVKRTKQRLEGTTMRRLSNDSATSSCTSLNKTPSSETLLFNFAQAVNETLLDRRKTTADFDVTRNSAISDKIDIPKVERDVPRACRLSASAPEPCSLELVAQECSLSRSTSNVPALSRENSKEAGEKLPRNFSENDSQKFVKKMDECVENTSSLGKVQNLMKEFEAKSNTTCLEQNAEQSDNLKVTKNRSLPSSPVSVHQAKEQTQKPDVKTIRSVFENKKEETGQVKLRHKFPKPTNRSNARHSCFEVSGDKNSRVGGAQLISLSKTEEVETEYKRPPKVPAVKQIAATVIATAAKKQQQFGKTHPLARINIKPRHNNPVYNTM, encoded by the exons ATGGTGGTACGTGAAGGAAGGAAGCACTTCGAGAGAACTGCTTCGATGATATGGTTCGATGACAG GTCAGCCCTTCAGACTTTACACAAAGTGAGCGCGAAAGCGCGAGAAGGCAATTACTATCCAGGAGGAGGCACCCACACATGGGTCGAACACTACGAGTCAAGGATAGCCTCTGACAGGTCTTGTCTGAACGAATGGCATGCCATGGATTGTTTGGAGTCTAGACGACCACCTTCGCCCAATTCGGTACGGGCTAGACCCACACAAAGGGAGGAAACTGAAAAG ATAATAAGAACTACCTTGAAAGAAATAATGATGTCCGTTGACCTGGACGAAGTGACTTCCAAGTTCATCCGCTCAAGACTAGAGGAAGAATTGGACATGGACCTTGGGGAGTTCAAGAGTTTCATCGATCAAGAAATGCTGGTCATTCTAGGTCAGATGGATGCCCCCACAGAAATATTTGATCACGTGTATTTAGGCTCCGAATGGAACGCGAGTAATTACGATGAACTTAGAAGAAATGG GGTTGGTCACATATTGAACGTTACCAGAGAAATCGATAACTTCTTCCCTGGTACCTTCGATTACTTGAACGTGCGTGTGTATGACGATGAGAAAACTGACTTGCTCAAGCACTGGGACGACACATTCAAGTACATCACAAAAGCAAGGAACGAAGGCTCAAAA GTTTTAGTTCACTGTAAAATGGGCATAAGTCGATCAGCCAGCGTGGTCATTGCTTATGCCATGAAGGCGTACAACTGGGATTTCAACAAAGCTCTACTGCACGTCAGGGATAAGCGTAGCTGCATCAAGCCAAACACAAACTTTGTAGGTCAGCTCGAAACATATCAAG GTATACTAGATGCAATGAAGAACAAGGAAAAATTGCAGAGATCAAAGTCTGAAACTAATCTAAAATCGCCGACTAACATTACGAAAGCCGAGAAGACGCCTGTTGGTAATGAACAGAAGCAGTCAACAGTGGAGCCCTTGTCTCGGTCCTATGATCTCCATGCGATGCTCTCTGGACAGGACTTGCGCCTGATGGGGGCCCGACCCAAGTCTTGGTCTCCCGACAATTTAACGACAAGAGAGCTAAAGGAAGGGGTTAAGTCCTCTCcag GTTTCATGAGCCTGGAAGATTTGAGTCAGAAAAGCGCCTCCAAAGAAAGCGTACAAGAAAATAAAGCGTCACTGGCCCGTCACGTGTTAATGCCCTGTGATAACGGGGAATCGTACAGCGTTTCCCCGAACCGAATCGTGCATTTGCCGGGCCACGACACTCCCTCCCGTCCCGAGGACAAGAAACTGGACGACCGCGAAACGTCTGAACTCAGTTCCTGTAGTAGTAATAATAGTGGAAAAACAGCCGTGACGTGGGACCCGGGGGAACGAGAAGCCGAAGTGGGATTAGTCAGTGACAGTACAACTAGCGTCGTCTGTGATCAAAGTAGTAATATAGTGGCTCCCGTGTGGACCTCCTCCGCCGTGATAGTAACTCAATGTGCTGTGTCTTCTGCTAGTTTTAGTCAAGTTCCTGAATCTCGCTCCAAAAATGCTGCTCAAAGTGATCCGTTTTCGAAGCAACTCGACCGGGTGTTCGACAAGGAGGAAAAGAAGCAACAGAGGCGGGCAACCATTCAAATCACTACCGAAAGTGTCGCGGAAGAGAAACAGCCAAGAGAGTGTCCGTCGAGGCAAAGTTCGTGGAGTTCCTATGATAGTGCGGTTGTGATGGGGTATTCGGATAAGAACGAACTATCCAGGCATAGCTCGTGGGGATCCGGGGATACCAGGATACTGCCAAGCAGGAACAGTTCGTGGGGGTCCTACGATATGAGGCCAAGGAAGAATGTTTACTACAATAATGAGAACG GCGAAAAAATTCAGCACAGTGCATCAGACCTGCAACAGAACTTTGGCAGTCCTTTCCAGTACGACAAAGAAGACATTCCCTGGCACCCCGGAACGGTTAAACGCACTAAGCAACGCCTCGAGGGTACTACAATGAGGCGGCTGAGCAACGACAGCGCTACCAGCAGCTGCACGTCGCTTAACAAAACTCCCAGCTCCGAAACTCTGCTGTTCAACTTTGCACAGGCGGTAAATGAAACTCTGTTGGACAGGCGCAAAACCACCGCGGATTTCGATGTAACTAGAAACAGTGCCATATCGGACAAGATCGATATTCCTAAGGTAGAAAGGGATGTGCCTAGAGCGTGTAGGTTGTCGGCCAGCGCCCCAGAACCGTGCTCCTTGGAACTTGTCGCGCAAGAATGTTCGTTGTCGCGGTCCACTTCTAATGTCCCCGCATTATCACGGGAAAATTCTAAAGAAGCAGGAGAAAAATTGCCAAGGAACTTTTCGGAAAACGACAGTCAGAAATTTGTTAAGAAAATGGATGAATGCGTGGAAAACACAAGCTCGCTGGGGAAAGTACAAAACTTGATGAAGGAATTTGAGGCCAAGTCTAATACCACTTGCCTGGAACAAAATGCGGAACAGTCTGACAACTTGAAAGTAACGAAGAACCGCAGTCTTCCCTCGTCGCCTGTGTCCGTTCATCAAGCTAAAGAACAAACTCAAAAGCCGGACGTCAAAACAATTCGTAGCGTATTCGAGAACAAGAAAGAGGAAACAGGTCAAGTAAAACTGAGGCACAAGTTCCCGAAACCTACTAATAGGAGCAATGCCAGGCACTCGTGCTTCGAAGTATCGGGGGATAAAAATTCTCGAGTCGGGGGAGCGCAGTTGATCAGTTTAAGTAAAACAGAGGAAGTGGAAACTGAGTACAAGAGGCCTCCCAAGGTGCCCGCGGTCAAGCAAATAGCGGCCACGGTTATTGCAACTGCGGCCAAGAAGCAGCAGCAATTCGGAAAGACTCATCCGCTGGCGAGGATTAATATTAAGCCCAGACACAACAATCCTGTTTACAACACAATGTAA